TTGTCGTTTTACTGTCTGATCAGCGTTTTAATTAATCCTCGCAGAATGTGAGTGACAAGAACAAGGCTGGTTGGTGGTCACCTCCCTCCACCAGTGTAGTACTTGTCAGTCAGTCACTCTGTTCATCATCAGTTGAACCTAGCTAACAATACTATTAGGTACTAGTGTATATTCATGCGAGGGACAGACTTCTTTGTTATTTGGATTCTTTATTTCAATGCACCCCCAATGTTCGATAGACTTATAAACACCATACTCAGACCCCAATGAGCACCAAGTTCTCGTCATTTTACCTTTAAACTATCCAAATTAAAGTGTCGATGAACTCTGGTGTTGTATATCAATGCATCTACAATTTTCGAACAGGTAAGTATTATAGGAGTTCGTCAGAAGAGATGCATCTGCAACTTATTAGTAGTTTGTATtttgtatacacataattcatcactCGCCACGTGTTCGGAGAATTATACGTGGAGAGCACACCGTTTGGAACATCAAAGACACGATGTCACGTATCAATACCCAAGTAGCAGTCGTCATCAGCATATGTTCATCATCGAACTGATCCGACGTCTAGGAATCATGGAGCACTAGAGGAACGAGCCACCGCGTAGAACTGAAGAACATCCAAGGATTCACTTTATTCCATCTCGAGAAGGATCTAAGATCAACGGCTAGGGATATTCTAACTGACACGGATGTGATGGAAGCCACACACAGCTATCTGGCGCGTGCAGACAACcgaaccacccgcattaaacactctagaCATAGGGTACGTGTCAATCAACCTGTGGAGCAGAATGAGGCGACTCGTCGTCACCAAGTATAACCGTTGGAGGCATCGGGTGAAGACAAAGACACCAGCGGGATCAAcacaaagaacaagaagataaggtgACAGTCGACTTTAGCAGTGGACCCCACTGGTAACCCCTATAAATACCTCTCCACTAACAAAGAGGGGGCCGACCAGTTTTTAGCAATTAGAGAAGAGTATAGGAAacagaaataggaagagtaagtatgaatcATATTTCCCCTTTAAGCATCGTTACTCacttaaagtcattcgactatctttgtaactcctcaatacatagtgaaacaccaaccccgtggacgtaggccttagtgcccaACCACGTAAATAACTGTCTTATTTACGTTTCATCACTTTActatttgttattattattatgcttTATGATACATGCATCGTAATTAGGTAGAATGGCTGAATCAGTCCCTCCTGGCTAGACAATGACGAGTCTGaagactctgagtcgatgagtcatcgtgGTTTGTACCATATCACGTATGTTTTATTCCCTATAACGCTTTTATTTACAAATGCGAATATTTTTTGTGAACACCTGGATGGCATCgtaatttatgtgttcacaatttggcactagaaacagggactatgtcccggtaaaagatttatcttatcctgtgattttatttgtttttttagctTCCCATGCTATCCCTTGGATGATAGCGCTCAGATTTAAGTTGATCTTCAAAACCAACCttccaaaacttttttttttttatatatggttCAAAGATTGTCATCTGTGTATGCTTTCAAGACACAAAACCCACAGGTCTCCGCGTCTTCTAGAATTTTCTATGTTTTTATAAGATGAATCATGCAGATATGTGTTTTCCTTTAGGAGGTTTCACATCTTCCTTGTTTgaaacttaaagacttcgttcTTCTCAGAAAATTTATACTATAATGATTTTTAAAACCGATCACTCTCCGTGATCAGCTCTATGTTTTCAAGGAATTTCTCGGATCCGTGAGCAGATCTAATTTTTCAAAGAATTTCTCAGATCCGTGAGCAGATCTATGTTTTCAACGAATTTCTCGGATCCGTGAGCAGATCTATGTTTTCAAGCAATTTCTCGGATCCATGAGTAGATCTATATTTTCAAAGTATTGGATCTCTCCAGATCTTCATCTTAACTCTCGAATTTTCAGAAATTTTCGATCAAGTTACGCTTTTGGTCTACACGCTTTATTAGTTTTACTAACAGGATCCCCATGGATATTGGATTCTCGATGATGTTTTACCTGTGCAGGGAAGGAAAGCAAAGACGGAAAACACGAAGGATGCAGCAAAGGCTAAAGCATCATCCAAAGAAACATCCAGGACAACACCAGTCATGAAACGCAACAAGAAAAAAGGTGAAAAGACGAAAACGACAAACCAAAAGCCATACACGGCCGAAATCACCTCCCCGTCAAATACCAATGATGTAGCAGCGGCGTCTctcagagcagcagcagcaaaagccgATGCAGCAAGAGCAGAGGCAGCAAAAGCCGATGCAACAAAAGACGATGCAGAAAGAGAAGTGCCATCAAGAGCAGATGCAGCTAAAGCCGAGGCAGTGAAATCCGCGGCAGTTGCCTGCGCCCTTGAGCAACAGGAAGGAGTTTCGGAATCATCAATACCACAGCCAGCCTTCGGGATGCCGCCAACGAATAAGCAGAATCAAACTCTGTCAACAACACATCCATTGCTGACAAGAAACCGTCCCTTACCTGCACACGCGGAGTTACAGATAGTGAGCATCGAACCCCATATCCCCCTAATCCAAACGGTTGATAAAGATCATACCATGGCCCTTGGGGGGCAGGGACGACTAAGAACCCCAAACCAAGGATCAAATCATTCCCCCTTGCTAATGGCAGAGCTTGAGGAGATAAAAAAGAATCAAAAGGTGTATGTAGAAGCAGTGGCATTGCTGGCCCGAGAAAACCAATAACTCAGAGATAAGATCGCTCAAACCTTGGGAGAAACTCACCAACACAACTAAGCCTTGCACGAAGCCAACTCTAAAGCACCTGAGCCAAATCATGACCAAAGAATGGTCGTAACAAATGCAGCAAATCCCGAACCATTGAATCGAATAATCGCCAGAGGAAACAGATCCGACGATCCAGATTACGTCCCAGAAGACTCAGACTATTTCGACAACGAAGATCAAAGGCCAAAGCAAAACCCAACCAACGATGATCACCATCGTGCAATGGAGGATCTTCGTGCCGAAATGATGTCGGAGATCAAGAAACTAAAAGCCAGGCAAGGAGGGGGAAGCCTAGAAGAGGTAATGAGGGAAGAAAACACCACACCACTGACCCCACGCTTGGACAAAGCACTTACCCCTCAGAAATGTCTCGTTCCATCATTCGAATGTTATGACGGTTCCAGCGATCCTGCAGCACACCTTTGTTATTATAGttgtatcttagcccgatgggaaTAGGACGATGCAGTCCTCTGCAGGTATTTTCCTTCAAGTCTAAAGAGATCAGCACTATCTTGGTTCGACAACCTACCGCCCAAATCCATCAACTCATATGGCCAGCTCACTGAGAAGTTCTTTgaaacctacatgtacaacaaggttgtcaacgTAGTAATGAATAAGCTCTTCTCGCTGGCAACCGCTTACAAAGAGACAATCAGGGAGTATACCGACAGATGGCACAGGATTTTTCAAGCCATAGGAAATGTAGATCTAGTGGTCAGCATCAACTGTTACAAGTGGGGACTGGATAGAATGATCCCGTTATTTGTGGAGATCCATGGAAGTGTCCGTAAGAAAAAAGGAGACCTTCGAGTAATCATTGAAAAGCACGCCAGTCTAGAAGAGATCCAGCGGGAAAACCCTAGGGCCCAAGCTCAAAGATCTCATCGAACTAACTACGTAGAACAAACCAACAGATCAAAGAGGGGCGGTTCAGCTGAACGTCCTAATGATGATAAAAGAGGAAGAAGGGATGATCGACGACGTGACGATCGGAAATTCGAAGATCAACTCTTCACGAAGTTGAACACAAACTACGCCCGCATCCTCAGGGAGATCAAAGGCAGGGAAAACCTTGAGTGGCCATGGTCCAAAGGGAAGCATCCCCCCAAATCCGAAAAATCAAGAGATTACTacgaatatcactgtttcaacggccaCCGAACCGAGAagtgcaagaatctcaagataatgatccaaAAGTTAATTGACGCAGGTGACCTAAAGCAGTACATACAGAAGGAAGAAAACGAAGATAGGACCAAGCGCAGTAAGAAAGTTCAAATTCCAGAGGGAAACATAACAGTTAACACCATCTCATGTTCCGAAGCTACAGGAACCTCGCTAACGTCACAAATATGGAAAATGTTAAGGAAACAATTCGAAGACTACTGTGAATTATACAAAATCGATGGGTAGAAGTGGACGAACACGAGCAATGGATGAACGCGCCTATGACCTTCGATGCAGCAGACATTGAGGAAGATATGAAAGATCACAACGACCCTTGGTCCTTACCTTACCATTGGCAGGGTGCAATATCAAGAAGATCCTCATTGATGGAGGGAGTTCAGTTAATGTTCTATTCTACTACACATTCAAACGAATGGAGCTTAACGATGAACAACTGATGTCTTTGTATtataccatctacggattcaatggggcACCTACAAAGCCATTAGGAGATATTGTTTTAAAAGTGGATGCAGGACCAATAAAAGTGGATACTTGATTCATTGTAGTAGACGCTCCTTCCCCCAATAACGCCATCACTGGccgaagatgggttcacaagctcaaaggagtggcATCAACTTATCATCAATACCTTAGATTCCCATCACCTGAAGGGGTAATGGAAATAAAGGGAGATCAAGTTATCGCTTGGGAATGCCAATCTATGCAAAACCAGTTAAACAACGAGCAAGACGAGCAGCGGACATATCGAAGAGCCCGAAACAAAGAGGCTGCGAAAGAGAAGGCAATTGATCTTTATCTCGAAGAAGTTTTGAGAAGGAGCCTGATGAAGGAGAGCATCGTTCTAAATACTGATGCAAGTACTTCGACATTTAAGGAAGCtgaagagcctaccaaatagcaattaaggAATGTCCCTCTCCTAGGGGAACCAAAGCCTATGTTCACACCCATAGAACCTGTGAAGGAGATCAACATAAAGACCGAAGATAATCCAAATATAATGAAGATAGGGACTCTAATGAATGAAGAAAGAGAGACTGCTCTAACCAAACCACTCATGAAATACGCGAATGTCTTCGCGTGGAATTTAGGGGATATGCCAGGGATTGATCCGAAGATAATTCAGCACGAACTTCGTATAAATCCAGGCACGCCCCCCTTCAGGAAAAAAGTACGAAAGGTAGCACCAGAGTACCACCAAGCAATTGAGAAGGAGCTCCGAAAATTGTTAGAGGCATGATTCATTAAGgaggtcaaataccctacatggatatcaaacatggtcatcgtaccaaaAAAGACCGGAGGAGTAAGAATCTGCATCgatttcaccaacctcaataaggcgtGTCCGAAGGACAGTTACCCGctcccaagcatcgatcaactgTTGGAAGTcgtcgaaggatacgaagaactgtcattcatggatggatattctggctacaaccaagtattCCTAGTAGAataagatcaacaacacacaacattctacaccccgcacggcCTCTATTGTTACACAAGGATGCCATAAGGACTCATAAatgcaggggaaacataccagaggatggttgatgctatcttcaagccttgGATTGGGAACACTCTAGAAGTCTATGTTGACAACATGCTTGTCAAAAGTAATCTGTACAAGGACCACCATCAAtacctgaggaatatctttgaagcaatgaggaagcacaacatgaaagtaaacccagaAAATGCACATTCGGTGTCACCGGGGGAAGTTCCTCGGATACCTAGTaacgaagaggggcatcgaagtagATACAGCCAAGATCCAGGCCATCGTAGagatgccatccccgaagaaccTGAAATAAGTCCAAAAGCTCAACGGATCCCTAACGGCTTTGGGCAGATTCATTGCCAGGTCATCAgacaaatacaaacacttcttcaacatcctcaaaaaaggaagcaagtttgaatggaccgcagaatgcgaagaagctttTCATAAGATCAAAGAATATCTGGCAACGATTCCGATCCTGCAAAAACCCGACCccgatgaagttttggcactttAGATAGCAGCAACAGAGGATGCGGTCAGGGACGTATTGGTCAAGATAAACATGAAGATAGAGCAGCCAATTTATTACGTCACCAAGACCCTCaacacagcaaaaaaaaaattatatgaatATTGAGCAACTTATCTTGGCGctagtatgggctacccaaaagctTTGGACTATATTCGCGTTCCATGCAAAGCACCGTTGGAGGTTGTTCTCAAGAGCGCTGAGAAAGTAAGAAGGATAGCAAAGTAGAACACTCATCTGGATTAGTTCAACATTATCCATGAAATCCAACACTCCCAAAAGTCACAGGTCTTGGCGGATTTCCTTGCAGATCTACCTATGGACAACGACGAGGAAGTAAGGGGCATATAAGAAGAAAACGAAGGAAAAGACCCAGTCAACATTCTCGATCCTCAAACCAAAGACGATGGGAGGTCTTCGTGGACGAATCAAGTCATAAAGAAGGTGTGGGCATAGGCATCATAATCACTACCCCCACCGGAGAAAGGGTCGTGCATGCGCTGAGGttggaattcaaggggcataccaacaacatcgtagaATATGAAGCTGTAGTGCATGCCCTGcgtttaataatagaaatggAAATAACCGATGTACGCctgacaagtgattcacaacTAGTCATACGACATATAGGGCTAAAATACAATGTCTATGATGACACCCTCTCCGCGTACATGGCTTTAGTCCAAACCTTAGCCTCACAGATACCAAgtatcaaattccgacacctatGCAGAAAAGATCTCAGACATGCCGACGCCTTGGCATACATATCATCTATGCTGAAAGATGAGAATATTAAAGCCATAAAAATAACAAGAGTGTATGAACCTTCGATCACCCCACAGCAATCCTTCACTACAAATCGTGAAGACGATGTAAGGGAGGACATTGCAGGGGACTTTATCGAAGACGACATCATGATGAGGGAAAACGAAGATGaggatttcagcaacgaagaagaCTGGAGAACCGAGATACACCTTTATCTTGAAGAAGGTACGCTACCAGCGGAattaaagcaagccagaaaaatacaatCAAAGGCAAGGAGATACGACATTCGTGATGGAgtattgtacaagaaatccttcctcggaccactGCTGCGATGTCTATCCAGAGAGGAAGGGCATCAAATTTTGAAGGATATCCATTACGGGGACGCAGGTaaccacagcggaatgagatcactGGCGGATAAAGAAAAATGCAGGGATACTATTGGCCTCAAATGATCCGAGATGCTACTAAGATGTCCCGGAGGTGCGAAAAATGCCAGCGGTTTTCTAAGAAGATTCACGCTCCTGAGACAAAGTTGAATTCTGTATATAgtccttggccattctcaaaatggggtgTAGACATCGTTGGCCCCTTGATCGAAAGGTCAGGGAAAAGTCGATTCTTGATTGTAGCCATAGACTACTTCAGCAAGTGGGTGGAGGCCAAATCCCTAGCGAGAATTCGGATGTGGACGTATTCACATTTATATTTCAGAACATCATTTGAAGGTTTGGCATTCCCGCCGAAATTGTCTCGGAAAATGGCAAGCAATTGCAAGGGAAAAACATAgatatgctcttcgatactttcaaaatcagGAAGAACAAATCAACCCCCAGAGTAACGGCCAGTCCGAGGCTACAAATAAGACCCTTGGTATTATTCTCAAAAAGCAATTTGACGAACATAAAGgacgatggtgcgaacaactacaCAACGTTCTATGGCCATACcgaacaacacgaagatccgccacagGCGAATCACCATTCCTTCTCACATATGgggccgaagcagtcatcccgatagaaatcctcatgccaactacaaagaccgaagcctgggagaagaacctcacaacagatatgatgctgGAAAGGCTTGATGATCTAGAATAAAGGAGAGAGACGACACTACAAAggatggaaaattaccaacgaaggCTATCCAGAGAGTACAACAAGAAAGTTAAGCTTAGGAACTTTGTAGAAGGACATTATGTGCTAAGAACCATACCACAATACCAGCGAGAGAAAAAGTGGGGCAAGTTAGCACCatcatggggaggaccgtttataaTACATGACATTGCCGAGAATGGATCTTATTACCAGCGAAATATAAAAGGAGAAGTCCTCAGACACCCATCTGTAAGGCAGCGCAGTTCTGCACctgcgtgaagagtaccagaagaagaagaggacAGCGTACCTGCtagacatgtttctatctctggaagaggcgtAGCAGACCTCAACCTACCAATCAAACGAACAAACTTTTGCAAAAACTATTGGGGAAGTAGTGATATACAACCTCTTCgtactcccctatcagcgtctataagtgtaggatcatggggaaggcatccagcagaaatagatacccaaccaattacaAGGCGGCGGTTCAGCGGAATGGGTGTATGTGAATATTTTAATAACGCACCACATATCTGGGGACGCTGCCCCGGCCCAACGTCTGGGAATCCTTTGGCCAAGGATtatccagcggggtgacaggtccaaagacgatcacgaaggtacataCCTTCAGCATCGTTATCAAACACTTCTTGTCATTATACTTAGTTCACTTCCTACTAAATTTAACTCGTTATCTAAAAGAACAAACTGAACTAAAAATGCAGGTAAAACTTAAACTGTACATGCTCAAACAATTGATGATACATtccataaaagttgattacaagatcgGGAAACGTACACAAGAAACACAAGACATATCAAAAAATGGCCCGAAGccaagtaatcaacaaagatcaaatttCTATAGCAAACAAGGGAATTTACTTTCCCTTGGATGATTCAACGTGATCAGATGGATTTTGTTTCTGCGACGAAGGTATGCTTACGCCCGAAGAAGGACCGAAAGAGTGAGTTAACGGCTCAGGCGTACGACGACGAGGGTAATTCTTGACGATACCATGTTCTGTCTGGAGGTCATGCTCGATCCGGGTGAGAGTTTTGTTAATCTCTTCGGTCAGCTGACAACGTACCTTATAACCAATAATGGTGTTCTTCAGCTCAGCCTGCGAcaacaaaaataacaatcgagTTACTTCTTTGGCCGCCTCCTTCGCCGCTTCATCCCGAGACCCTGCTAGACCCTTGTAATATGTAGTCTGGCTCTCCTGATGAACTAAGGAAGATTGagttttttcaagtttttcatttataGCGAGAAGATGTCCCTCGAGCTATGTAAAGAAAAAAGATAGCACAAGGCATTAGAAGGTTGGAACTACAAAACTACACGCGGCCAAATAAatgtataccttcgacattagccgaggctatttcatattcgttaactaCAACGTCCCGGGCTTCGTCAAATAAATCATACTCGTCTGGtattttcttataatccaatcGAAGGGTCGTGAGATCAAATTGACACTCATCTAACTTTACCTGCTTCATGGAGTCCAGGTGACGAAGGTGATTGACTTTATTATTTATCTCTTCTATCCCTTTATTAAGCCTGTACATATTCACTTCAAGACTCCTCTCGGACTCAACTAAACGAACAAAATCCGCCCGAGAAGCGGTCAAAGCGTTACTAAGGGCAAAAGCCTCAGCTCTAGCATCGTCCCTCTCCCGAACAAGTCGTTGTATATAGTTATGGACTTCAGGATCGGGGGAGGATCAAGCTCGATGCAACTCTTCTTCCAAGCCGTTTATCTTAGCTTTCAAGCGAGAAATATCCTCATGGGCCTCACGAAGATTTTCCTGAGTCCACAACAAAGCGTCGTTAAATAGGCGGCGAACAGAGTTAAATTTATTCTACATATCGACCATCTGTTCCCTCCTTTCTCGATGTCGTGCAACCAGTTCGTCATGTTCATCATCTCGGGCATTCCACCTCTCATCTTCACCCTTAATCTTCGTTACTAGTTCCCGAATTCGAAAGGCCTGACGAGTCCTCTCACTTCGAAGCCATGTTAACTCTTTGACATCACCCGCTGAAGATAGGGCGGGGAGACTCAGACAACGTGCTAAGAAGGCGAAAGGGAGATGAAGGGGAAAGTAGAATAAGAATACAAACCTTTAGAAGATGAAGCATCGTTACGGGAattctccaactcactacgaaccATAGCAAGATCAACATAAAACTTTTCCTCTTCGGCTCCAAGTTGTTCTTTTCCTTTCAATCGGTTCTTTAGTTCAAGTATCTCTTTATCTTTAGCAGACATAACAACCTCGGTAGCGGACAATTCTTCTTCCCTATGACGAAACTTGGCTTCCAACTTGAGGGATTTCGCCTTAAAAAACTGATGAAGAGTATGATTACAATTTTCGCTTCTCACATATGCGTTTCAAATAGATTGATGATGATTATAAGTAATCACGACTAAACACCATGCAATTTATAAGAAATTACGGTAACTTACCTCAAGCATCCGTTGCTGAGGAaaaccatactgatacccatcagctatggccatcatatcagcaacaacaGATGGGGGATCAAATATAAGGCTAGTAGAAGTGTCCCTCAAATCCTTGTCCCACACTTCTGCAACTCTACCTTCAGAAGATCGTTGCATCATCCGACGAGTGAAAGCATCGAAATTCTTCTCACGGGAATTATTGGAGCAGGATTGGGCACGAACATCAAGTTCCTCGGAAGATAGCCCTGCAGAAGCCTCAGTGACAACAACATTCTCCCAGCGTCGGAATCTTTCTTAGCTTCGGGTTTTGTCCTAGACTCTGTTTCTTTACCAGCAAGGGCATCTTCATCCTCGCCATCAGAACTCTCTTCCGCTCCAACAGTTTTCTCACCAAAGGTCTCACCAaaaacatcccaatcatcgtttggggaaagcaggGAAAACTCTGAACCAAGCCCCATACAAGCGTTCATATCAATTGGCTCACCTGCAGAATATATCTTGCCAAAGGAGAACTGTTGACATGCGACAGGAATAGATTACGGAGGACCAACGTCTTCGACATTGTTTTAGTAGAAGAACTAAACCCAACACCACCACCGGGGGAAGCTTCTCTCCCTACAACTCCACTAACTCCAGGGGCAGTTTATTTTCCACATTTCCACCATCGCCAAGGGCAATCTCCTCTTCAACAACACCATCACCAATATTCCTACCATCCTCGTGATTAGGAGGTGAAGTAATATAGTACGTTCTTCATCATCAgtgagttcttcttcttcttcctcgatgAACTCTTCGTTCACAGGGTTGTTAACCTCGTCAGGAATCTCTGTTTCATCATCCCCCGCGGTAGAAGATTGAAGAGgtccaattttctttttcttggtcACCTAGAAACATGACATGGAATTATTATGAAGAATATTTCCTCCTTACTTTGATTAAAAATTCAAACCAAGAAGCAAAGGGGCAAATATACGGTGTAACAAGAAGCCataccttggcagcaacaacactcCTCGAAGGAAGAGTAACATCAGAACTTTCTTCTTCACCCACATCAGCGGCATCGAAGGCATAATCAAAATTCATGCCTTTAAAATTCAACTTCCAAGGGAAGATATTACCGTAACGAGCCGGGGCACTCTCACGAGCTTGACTAACAGCGGTGGGACGCCATCCATGCGGACCAGGCACCCAGCCATaatcccaaggaccaacaatcggaataacagtggcatgccactcataatcatgatcacgctttATCCGCTCACGAGCAGGAAAAATCTTCCGATGAGAATTCCTTtcggtgccaggaacatacttcagctttgaATCACTTACTTCACTCAAGAGACGAATCTCACCACAAGGAGCAACAATGGTTCGTAGGCCAACGCTCCATGGCTTACGGTTCCTACCATTAACATATTCTGTGGAAGAATTATTGAAATTCTCAAGAGTATACcagtctctctcagcaggattagGAACCTAGTGGGTCATCATCGTTTCTCCTTTACGCCGAAGATAACACTCCTTAAGTGCACGAAGATAGTTTCCAGTCAGCTGCACTACCGAGCGGCAATGAGTGTGAGGGGTGGAACCCTCACTACGAGCCAAGACATCGTAGTAAAAAGAGTCTTCCGACTTGTATAAAGGTAACATGAGGCCACCTTCGAAGGCTCCCACCGTAGTTAAAAAATGGAATTCAACGTATTGATAATTCGAAATCAGATCATAAGTAAGATCGTCATCGGGAGCATAAAACCTAACATCAAAAGCTTCGAGTTCGTGCTTCGCCTTGAACTCTGCAAGATCTATGTGCTTGAAAGTAACTTTCTTTTTACCGACTGTGACGCTTCGTATAACTGGGGCAGTGTTTGAATCATCAGCATGATCCGACGAAGGTCTCTTCGCGGGACTCATATCTGAGGCTTTCCTTTTAATAGgaagattctttgataaatcagcCTTCGGTGTGGCACCCTTAGTGGATTTTCCTCTCATAGGAACGACAGGAGGTGGAGCTATAGGCTTCTGTAGGGGCATCGAAGATGGAGCAAAAAAACGAAGAGGTTGGGCGTTCAGCGGATCATCACGATGAGGCGAAGGGGTCTGCGTATCTGTTGGCATATCACTTTGAGAAGCAACAAGACGACTAACAGCATACGTAGAACCCTGAGGACCCTTCGTTTGATCCCCTTTCTTGACAGATGAAACTCTTGGACCAGAAGTAGATGAAATCCTCTGAGCACGAGGATCTAATTGTGAAGACCTAGACGAACCCCCCTTCGGCGGAGATATATCAGGACTTCTAGGTGTGGGAGACCTATAAGGGCTCGATGGCGGTGTTTGATAGGGAGCCCGCTGACGATCAGTCATAACTACGAAGGGGCATTGAAACGAGATAAAGATTCAAACAGAGATATCATCCAAAAATATCAttcaaaaaccctagaatttgCAAAATTAAAGAACCCTGATTTATTTGAAGGTATTGAAGACAATCTTAAACCATCTAATAGGAATCCATAAGTTTTGTGATAAAGAACAGCGGAAACTATATATACTTTCGtatatttgttcttcatcacaaaaccaagaacACAGCAACAGAAGTTAACagtcaatcaaaatcaaaactaaagaTAATTTCGTACATGTATCAAAAGCCTTATGAGTAGAGCGAAGACGATCAATGCGAAGATGAGGAACAGCGACAGCAGTTAACCTCTGAAGACCCTAAGAAATTCTATCCTAAGTAACACTAGCAGAAGTTaagagaaagaaaacaagaagagggaATTTTCGGACTGACAAGAGGGGGAAGAGAGAATGAAATTTATTTCAATAGCCTCATCTCTCTTATTTATAACCCAAACGATATAACAGCCTCGTGTTTCAAGGAGAAGTTAATGCGGAGAATGGAAATCTTGCTCTAAAGATAAGGAGGAGTTAATGAAGAGAGTGGGGTTGACTGTGAAGACAGTTTTCCACAAACTTTGACCATTAATTCAAACCTtggagaaaaggggaaaattttatacacataattcatcaaTCGCCACGTGTCCGAAAAATTACACGTGGAGAGCACATAGCTTGGAATATCAAAGACAGGATGTCACGTATCAATACCCAAGTAGCAGTCGTCATCAGCATATGTTCATCATCTAACTGATCTGATGGATAGGAATCATGGAGCACTAGAGGAACGAGCCACCGAGAAGCACTGAAGAACACCCAAGGATTCACTTTATTCCATCTCGAGAAGGATCTAAGATCAACGTCTAGGGATATTCTAACTGACACGGATGTGATGGAAGCCAC
This genomic stretch from Papaver somniferum cultivar HN1 chromosome 5, ASM357369v1, whole genome shotgun sequence harbors:
- the LOC113280060 gene encoding uncharacterized protein LOC113280060 → MVVTNAANPEPLNRIIARGNRSDDPDYVPEDSDYFDNEDQRPKQNPTNDDHHRAMEDLRAEMMSEIKKLKARQGGGSLEEDDAVLCRYFPSSLKRSALSWFDNLPPKSINSYGQLTEKFFETYMYNKVVNVVMNKLFSLATAYKETIREYTDRWHRIFQAIGNVDLVVSINCYKWGLDRMIPLFVEIHGSVRKKKGDLRVIIEKHASLEEIQRENPRAQAQRSHRTNYVEQTNRSKRGGSAERPNDDKRGRRDDRRRDDRKFEDQLFTKLNTNYARILREIKGRENLEWPWSKGKHPPKSEKSRDYYEYHCFNGHRTEKCKNLKIMIQKLIDAGDLKQYIQKEENEDRTKRSKKVQIPEGNITVNTISCSEATGTSLTSQIWKMLRKQFEDYWCNIKKILIDGGSSVNVLFYYTFKRMELNDEQLMSLYYTIYGFNGAPTKPLGDIVLKVDAGPIKVDT